From the genome of Aspergillus fumigatus Af293 chromosome 1, whole genome shotgun sequence, one region includes:
- a CDS encoding putative transcription factor: protein MRSMPYLPHQMRGEAVPQPSNSSPVQQPQTDHHARSSLQHAITMIIIVHDLCSSSDLFFGWPAILHPLWNATVTILGFVVANPSSSRSRRAIQWIFKALAVFEAFAATEPFAARAETLTKSLVTKLNDILTTLDEKSEQEQTNDRGRIAPGLTLQQSPDSVTSTTPSSANPVDMLRGSLAGGLEHTFDNTFFTDDSLCSSIEAAEINTWAAYQDHLDIWNGSHSDKALDATYTLGIGNTP, encoded by the coding sequence ATGCGATCGATGCCGTACCTTCCGCATCAAATGCGGGGAGAAGCCGTCCCACAACCTTCCAATTCATCTCCCGTCCAACAGCCACAAACGGACCACCATGCTCGCAGTTCGCTCCAGCACGCCATAACCATGATAATTATCGTCCACGACCTCTGCTCGTCTTCCgaccttttttttggctGGCCCGCAATTCTGCACCCGTTGTGGAACGCCACGGTAACTATTCTTGGATTCGTTGTAGCGAACCCGTCCTCTTCGCGGTCACGGAGGGCAATCCAGTGGATCTTCAAGGCCTTGGCTGTATTTGAGGCCTTCGCAGCAACCGAACCTTTCGCTGCTCGAGCTGAAACTCTCACGAAATCACTTGTCACGAAACTGAATGACATATTGACCACCCTGGATGAAAAGtcggagcaggagcagacaAACGACCGCGGCAGAATTGCCCCGGGATTGACACTGCAGCAATCACCCGACTCTGTAACCTCAACTACTCCATCATCCGCGAACCCGGTTGATATGCTGAGGGGGTCTCTCGCGGGAGGGTTGGAGCACACTTTTGATAATACATTTTTCACGGATGACAGCCTTTGCTCGTCGATTGAAGCAGCTGAGATTAACACATGGGCCGCCTATCAAGATCATCTTGACATATGGAATGGCAGCCACTCAGATAAAGCTCTGGATGCAACATATACACTGGGAATAGGCAATACTCCTTGA